One Gossypium hirsutum isolate 1008001.06 chromosome A08, Gossypium_hirsutum_v2.1, whole genome shotgun sequence genomic window, tgttgcggaaaggatcgattcgagaactccgatatgactacaagtaaattgaccggaacgaaaaataaagtgaacacaaggatttacgtggttcggctttaatgcctacgtccacgggcagaggcgaaaagaaatttcactataacaagatgaagattacaagtgttttacactcaagacacaacccgagaacctcacaactctcaacccctatagaaaacccgaaagctaaaatcctagctttcaaagaacaagctttgctctctcttggtttgggatgatgaatatggctaatgaacctctctatttataagagagttcaaggacataattgtccaaaactttggcaaagatttgtggttgaaaatggacaccaacaaccatccactaatccactaccaccaacaacccactaccaacaacaacaatccactaccaattttaagccatttcttaacagaATAAAGCCACCTTCATTGAATATAGAGCCCTCACAAGAAGGAAGGAGAGAAGATtagatttttattgtttcattttgtgatttatttataaatttgattatatttaaattgttattataattttgtaattttataagtAGGATACGACaataattttacctttttattttattattattattcataatttaataaagttaatttttatttttaaaaaataatataatataataaaatcatataattaataattatatataataaaagcaaaatattaatatatttaataaaatatttaatttctccCAATATCTCAACCCAACTCTTTTGAAGAAAAAACATAATTAGAACAATTAAACTGTAAAAAAAGAAGCTATATTTAAGGGCTTTTATCATGCAACATCTACTTATTTGAAAAGATCATAGTTAAACCATGAGcctaaaataaattatgaatgaagGTAGTGtcgatattattatttttattaaaatatcataaattgAGATTTTTGTACATTTAAAAATATTCCAAGAGAggtaaaagtaaatttttttcaaataatgtaGTATGAGTAACCTTTTTGACCATTTTTATACTAAAAACTTAAATAAACTAGCAGattccttttatcaaattagaaGTGTTTAGTACAAGATTATTTTCAGTAGTAGGATTATTAGAATATAAGATTATTTAGTAAATTATTAAGAACatcatgttattttatttatttaaatgtaaatttttattgttttattgataaaaaataatattactttaaaacatattttactaCATTGTCCTTTAGGGGAGgagccaaaaaaaaattttaggaaggcggttaaattataaaatttttaagagaCCCAAAAGTAATTTTAGCATGCATTAATTTAcagttttgttatttttggagggattaaatagttttttttttatatttaggagtTTAAAGTATAACTTTACCAtagattaatttataatttgattattattagaAGGACTGaactaatttttttccatttttaaaggAGCCAAAGCAAGCCCtcctaatttctttttttaatattaaaattttaaattttaaattttaaaatcaattaaataaactgttaaaaaaaatttatcccgTATAATGTTAGCTAATTTGCtattataatattgaaattaatttacttaattacttTAACCTCCttctaaaacttaaaattttattttatatttctaaattaaaataaaatcaaataactcatatttaataattgtctatGGAACTCAAATTTCATTTGATTATATAATCTTGAAAATTAAATCTTCCATGCTAagataaaagtaaagaaaaaaatcattataattaattaaatttatcatcaacgccaaatataatctcaaattattttcataaattcttTATCCAAACGAAgaataaacaattaattaatttcaagaatttttctttgcttttagtTTAGCATAGAAATTTCAAGATTTTATAATCAAATGAAATTTAAGTTCCGTAGACAATTATTAAACATGTGTTATTTAAATTGATTTcattaaatataatttgaaaatataaaataaaattttaaaatttataaggagaataaattaatttaaatattatagtgGCAAATTAGCACTAGTCAAATTTCAAACTGCTATTAACGCTTGGTGATCAAAAAAATTGATttcgaatagtttaatgaccaaaaTAGAACACAGACAATGCTTAAGTGACCATTTTTGTACTTCatcctaattttttttcaacaatttatttaattgatatgaatatttttaaatttaaattttcgaGAATGAAAAAATTAGAATATTCAACAATGGGATAAATAGatacaattttgaaaaaaattaatgcattgttttaatctCTATCGtcttttcactttaatccttaatttttttaccCGAATCAAgacttaaaaaaaaaggttttgttcggtgactaaaatgaaagtgaCCAAAAAGttggtgaccaaaatgaaaaaataaatatgatgtgGGCAAGTACAATCAGCCGTCGTCAATGATTTAATAATTTGATAACTAAAATGAAAACACCCTAAAagttatgtgatgaaattgtaagaatttttttttccaaaatgaaaACACATTAAAAAGTGGGTGACCAACCGaaaaatttaccctaaaaatatCGTTAATAGCGACATCAACAAGAAcgtaaattttgatgaaaacataaactaaaaagtAAACGTGTAAATTAGCGGTGTTGTGGTTTGGATAAAAACgtgaaaaaggaaatgaatggAGAGTTGAACCAAGATTGAAGCGGTGCCAAAAATTGATGATGTTGTTGAAAGGGATTAATCTCCCAAACCTCAAAAACTTCTAATCATTCAATCACTAATCATCCTTTTTTATTAAGCTGTCAACATGTTTTCCAAAACACTACTTATTAGAATCCAATGTCCTCATTTTTCATACATTTTTCtcctataattttaaaatttaggataatatttttttattacaaaaataCACATGGAGGGCAAGAGTGGGAAGGGGTTTTCACCATTATTTTTACAgaaagaatttattttttttttgttgctgcAGAGGAGTCTTGCCTGATTAAAACAGAGAATGAATTTTAGGCTATAATAAACATTGGGGAAGTGTGCAAACTTTAAAGCTTCTTAAATGAATTGACTCTTCTTCATAATTGATATTATGAAATAGtgttaattcaatttaataacgtGGAGATTATGAAAGTTATCTAGAACTTCTCATCGAGAGCATAAAATTTTACCCTGATTAAACAAGTTCATCAGTTTTTGCCAAAAGATAgacaataaattttataatacatccataaagaaaataacaattatactaaCTGCTTAaccaaaattatatttatatcataAGGCTAGAATTCAACTGTGGCACGTGATATTTGCATGTCCTAAACTTTTTATTGAGCTTTATTTGGAGGATATTTATGATTTATGggttgtaaaatttaaattccaatatcttttttactttttaattcttaaaaagtTAATGTAAGTTCCATATTCGCACTAGCtcatcacatcatcacaatgagttgttttttcccctttttaagtcaataacaaaatgaaatcaatttatttattaacattttaaGGTGGTTTTATAGtaagaaaaatataattaataacttTTTTAATCAATAAAGCAATGTaattaaatgcaaaaaaaaacGTTTCTTTAAATAGTGAttccataatttcaataaatgCATATTGACATTTTTTTCATCTGTCCAAGAGACGTGAGTAAAAACATTTTAGCActcatttaatataaaatatttttaattattaaatattttatgtaaaataaactgcatttaaacaaataatttaactcttaaatagaatttattaattaaaaaacaaaaaaaaaagtaaaataaaaatgcataaattcaaaaaaaaaaaaaaactaggggTCGGTTACAGGCAGTATTCAACTCTCAATCTTGGTGCGGGAAAGCTTTATAATTTAcccaggaaaaaaaaaaaagctatagGAAACAGCCTTTTTCTCTTTATCTTTTCCCACTTGTTATCCATAGTTTTCTTTGCTccttcatatatttatatataaaatattcccTAAAACTATAAAAGCTTTTTCCCAGTGTTAATGGCCCCTAGTTTTGCTATCTCTCCCACCCTTATATATACCACCTTCTCTCCCTACAGTATTTCCCTACAGTCTTCTACACTCTTTTCACATATTTCCACAATTTTCTTTTGGCACTTCATTATGTCTTTTGCCAATATCCAAGCTTATCTTCTTGATTCAAACCAACCCATTTACACTAATCTGTATTGAAAACCCTTGAAAGACTTGCTTTTTCTTCGTGGGATTTTTGTGTtctttattggtttttttttcttgagttttaagACTCCGGGGTTTTGTTGCGTGAAATCAAGCTTTATGATGGTGGATGGTGGTGGATTGATGGATCAAAGGAAGGGTATTATGAAAATAAGACATGTAAACAACAAGGTGAGATACGTTAAGAGACCAATCAAGAAGAAGAACAACAGATCATCATACAGGGAAAGAAAAGATCCTAAAGTGCTACAAAAGCTGTTTGATTCATGTAGGGAAGTGTTTAAAGGCCCTGAAACTGTTCCGTCTGATTCTGATGTCAACAAGCTATGCAGCATTCTtggtaattaagttaaaattccCTATTCTTCTTTCAGTTTgattttttgttaaaaagaagccaaaaaaaatgtttttagggGGCTTTGTTCATGCAGATTTTATACAGGATATTCAACACATTTGAATTCGAAGTATTAGCATTTTAATGCATGTCAGTGTCTCGTAATTTTTAGTGCATAAAGTTGATAACGTTATGTATTTTCATGTATATATCCTGATTGCCTAGCTAGTGTTTATCAATGAAATTGAAGAGTAATTACAAAAACTGGAGTTCATAGCATTTTTTGATTAATTATCTGCTTTAAGCTTTCACATGTATTTGTCCCTTTTCAACATCCCACATGACAGTGTGATGTACCCTAATATTTCATCAAAAACTATGATCCACAACATGTGTGTGTATCATATATGCATTTATGTATTGGACCAAGTAATTTATCAAGGCATTACCTtcaatttgtatatgtatatgtataaaagAAGTTTGGTTATTTATTGTAGATGAGATGAAGCCAAAACATGTGGGGCTTAGCAAAAACATGCAGTTCTTCAAATCTAAGAGTGTGGCGAAAGGAACTCCAAGTGTTTCATATACACCCATTTACCAATGTGATGAGTTCTCGGTTAGTATATGCCTTCTCTTCTGTCTCATtttatgaatttggtaatatttcatctattttaaaatatttgttttgtgATAATCGTGTATTTTGATTCGTATGAGTTCATACCAAACGCATTGATATCTTCTTTACAAGTTAGGGTGAAAATGGTAATTAGTGTTGCATACATGCAAGTGtgtatatattgattattttaaagattttctTGTACTGATATCCTTGTTTCAACATACACAGAAtgtttcaagaaaaatgaaaaatgtttaaaGACATTAATACGTTGTTGTTTTTCTGTGGTGCAGCTTTGCATTTTCTTTCTTGCAGCAAATGCTGTCATCCCTCTCCATAATCATCCAGGGATGACTGTTTTCAGCAAGCTTTTGCTGGGAGATTTGCATATAAAGTCGTACGATTGGGTGGATTCTATGCCGCCACCCGAATCCCAGCGTAAGAATCTATCTTTTGCTTGCAAGAGCATCCGGACTGAGGCAATCCATTCATGTATTTATTTTGCGTTACAGCGAGATTGGCAAAGTTAAAAGTCGATAGCGTGCTGAAAGCGCCATGCAAGACCTCAGTGTTGTATCCTACAACAGGAGGTAACATCCATGAATTCAGAGCCGTAACACCATGCGCGGTGCTCGATGTTCTCGGCCCTCCTTACTCTAAAGACGACCGTGATTGTTCTTATTACAAAGAGTTGCAACACTCGGCTTTGTCAGGTAAGTGAAAGCTTTGCCCCATGATGTTTCATTACAAGAAAAAAGCATGGAATGCAAATACTTAGTTTGAGTGCTTTTGGAATGTGCAGATGGAGAAAGTAGTAGAGTGAATGAAGGAGGAAGTGATTATTTGAGATGGTTGAAAGAAATTGAACTGCCCCAGAATTCACACATGGAGAGAATTGACTACTGGGGTCCTCAGATCGTAGATTAGGATCTACTTTATTACAAACATATTTCTACTTAATcttctttaaatatttaaaaaaaaatgttaattagCCACTGGTGTAATAATAATACAA contains:
- the LOC107936277 gene encoding plant cysteine oxidase 1 — its product is MMVDGGGLMDQRKGIMKIRHVNNKVRYVKRPIKKKNNRSSYRERKDPKVLQKLFDSCREVFKGPETVPSDSDVNKLCSILDEMKPKHVGLSKNMQFFKSKSVAKGTPSVSYTPIYQCDEFSLCIFFLAANAVIPLHNHPGMTVFSKLLLGDLHIKSYDWVDSMPPPESQPRLAKLKVDSVLKAPCKTSVLYPTTGGNIHEFRAVTPCAVLDVLGPPYSKDDRDCSYYKELQHSALSDGESSRVNEGGSDYLRWLKEIELPQNSHMERIDYWGPQIVD